From the genome of Miscanthus floridulus cultivar M001 chromosome 10, ASM1932011v1, whole genome shotgun sequence, one region includes:
- the LOC136485809 gene encoding ergosterol biosynthetic protein 28-like → MAGPLKKRGMPTLGWWLMAVGTFRSAFTWSCFFGSSSLCSATFSKIQVSSVHGRTVAVWTLLSCTLCFLCAFNLHSKPLYLATFLSFVYAIGYLSVECVMYHAISAASLVPFTFIAGTSMVWMLLFQWNSDGHGPSLRGATSKQP, encoded by the exons atggccggccccTTGAAGAAGCGCGGCATGCCGACACTGGGGTGGTGGCTCATGGCTGTCGGCACCTTCCGCTCCGCCTTCACCTGGTCGTGCTTCTTCGGCTCCTCGTCGCTCTGCTCGGCCACCTTCTCCAAGATACAGG TGAGCAGCGTGCATGGGCGCACGGTTGCGGTGTGGACGCTGCTGTCATGCACGCTCTGCTTCCTGTGCGCCTTCAACCTCCACAGCAAGCCACTGTACCTAGCCACGTTCCTGTCCTTCGTCTACGCCATCGGCTACCTGAGCGTCGAGTGCGTGATGTACCACGCCATCAGTGCAGCTAGTCTCGTCCCGTTCACCTTCATCGCAG GGACATCCATGGTCTGGATGCTACTTTTTCAGTGGAACTCGGATGGCCATGGCCCCAGTCTGCGTGGGGCAACTTCCAAGCAGCCCTGA